Proteins found in one Paenibacillus wynnii genomic segment:
- a CDS encoding glycoside hydrolase family 65 protein, with translation MMNRVMNKGKEDGETEGLQMNEENLWCLKENGYQAGLHKHYEGLFTQGNGYMHVRGSFEEGCSDAPQDEEYLRFPDNVTLEKPRHPKSKQGTFIPGIVGSHPLLKEEIVNLPYYLGLEFRSAGEKLDMDRSRISCYRRWLDLRDGSLHRSLIWETAEGMRLQCTFNRYISMADTHLCIQRVQIEVLSGGGRLEVKATLRADVRTNGMNHFARITPSAESEGRLSLRTVTEEGNQIFMLSALEVSEPVTWQAEHTRMMAALRGECNLQTGDRLTINKLTAVTTNRDREEGTVCDRASAHLSHARDLGWDPLYNRHAASWKSKWQYADIVIKGDDQAQLSIRASLYHLIRSNAEKDDRVAICAKGYAGEAYFGRYFWDTEINLLPFFLHTNPQAARNLLLFRYNTLEGARRNAQNYGYRGARYAWESSLSGEEQCANWQYADHEIHITADIVYALYHYVRATGDDEFLEIYGIDILVETARYWCDRVDWNREGYCELLGVMGPDEYLPFTRNNAFTNRMVKFSLEQTVTCLDSLQVSKPDSYAVAAERLELRPGERELFRHTAEKLRLPYDSRTELIPQSDDFASYADVDFAALWTDRSRSFGHFISQERNYRSKALKQADVLELMLLFPKEFSQEQLKAAYDYYEPITTHDSSLSVAVHGIVASWLNQKETAAKFLQRVMAIDLSLEKKGAAEGIHIANCGGLWQLIVYGFAGLTSAMWSETIQLQPRLPEGWEELSFHLAWRHERYRVTVHPDTYEVVKLNGGNDVANTTI, from the coding sequence ATGATGAACCGAGTGATGAACAAGGGGAAAGAGGACGGAGAAACTGAGGGGTTGCAAATGAATGAGGAAAACCTGTGGTGCCTGAAAGAAAACGGCTATCAGGCTGGGCTACATAAGCATTATGAAGGACTCTTTACCCAAGGAAATGGCTATATGCATGTTCGTGGAAGCTTTGAGGAGGGGTGCAGCGATGCGCCCCAGGATGAGGAGTATTTGCGCTTTCCCGATAATGTAACACTTGAGAAGCCGAGGCATCCCAAGTCTAAGCAGGGAACCTTCATCCCTGGCATTGTCGGCTCGCATCCGCTGCTGAAGGAAGAGATTGTAAACCTCCCTTATTATTTAGGACTTGAATTCCGGTCAGCCGGAGAAAAGCTGGACATGGACCGCAGCCGGATCAGCTGCTATAGGCGCTGGCTGGATCTGCGGGACGGAAGCCTCCATCGTTCATTGATATGGGAGACAGCAGAGGGCATGCGACTTCAATGCACCTTCAACCGCTACATCAGTATGGCGGATACTCATCTTTGCATCCAGCGGGTGCAGATTGAGGTGCTGTCGGGCGGAGGCAGACTGGAGGTAAAAGCCACCCTGCGCGCTGATGTGCGGACCAATGGAATGAATCATTTTGCCCGGATCACTCCCTCGGCGGAATCAGAGGGCCGCCTGTCACTCCGGACCGTGACGGAGGAGGGCAATCAAATCTTCATGCTGTCTGCGCTGGAAGTATCTGAACCGGTGACTTGGCAGGCAGAACATACCCGGATGATGGCGGCACTCCGCGGGGAATGCAACTTGCAGACCGGGGATCGGCTGACTATCAACAAGCTGACTGCGGTGACAACGAACCGGGATAGGGAGGAGGGAACTGTCTGTGACAGGGCAAGTGCTCATCTCAGCCACGCACGTGATTTAGGCTGGGACCCGTTGTATAACCGGCATGCTGCCAGCTGGAAGAGCAAGTGGCAGTATGCCGATATCGTCATCAAGGGTGATGATCAGGCGCAATTAAGCATCCGCGCTTCGCTCTACCATCTGATCCGCTCCAATGCGGAGAAGGATGACCGTGTGGCGATTTGTGCCAAGGGTTACGCCGGCGAGGCGTATTTCGGTAGGTATTTCTGGGATACGGAGATCAACTTGCTGCCCTTCTTCCTGCACACCAACCCGCAGGCAGCCCGCAATCTGCTTCTGTTCCGCTACAATACGCTTGAGGGAGCCAGGCGCAACGCGCAGAATTATGGATACCGTGGAGCACGGTATGCCTGGGAGTCCTCGTTAAGCGGGGAAGAGCAATGTGCCAACTGGCAGTACGCTGATCACGAAATTCATATAACAGCGGATATAGTGTATGCGCTATATCATTACGTGAGAGCTACCGGAGATGATGAATTTCTGGAGATCTACGGCATTGATATTCTGGTGGAGACCGCCCGCTATTGGTGTGACCGGGTGGATTGGAACCGGGAGGGGTATTGCGAATTACTCGGCGTTATGGGACCGGACGAATATTTACCCTTTACCCGTAACAATGCCTTCACCAACCGCATGGTCAAATTCAGTCTGGAGCAGACGGTTACCTGTCTGGACAGCCTCCAAGTCAGTAAGCCGGATAGCTACGCGGTGGCGGCCGAGCGACTGGAGCTTCGTCCCGGTGAACGTGAGTTGTTCAGGCATACGGCGGAGAAGCTGAGGCTGCCTTATGACAGCCGGACAGAACTCATTCCGCAATCTGACGATTTCGCTTCCTATGCAGATGTGGATTTTGCTGCTCTGTGGACCGATAGATCCAGATCCTTCGGCCATTTCATTTCCCAGGAGCGCAATTATCGCTCCAAGGCGTTAAAGCAGGCGGATGTTCTGGAATTAATGCTGCTGTTTCCGAAGGAGTTCTCCCAAGAGCAACTGAAGGCGGCCTATGATTATTATGAGCCGATCACGACTCATGATTCCTCCTTGTCCGTGGCGGTTCACGGCATTGTGGCCTCCTGGTTGAATCAGAAGGAGACTGCGGCAAAATTCCTGCAGCGGGTGATGGCTATCGATCTCTCCCTGGAGAAAAAAGGTGCCGCAGAGGGGATTCACATCGCCAATTGCGGCGGCCTGTGGCAGCTGATCGTTTATGGCTTTGCCG